The Gammaproteobacteria bacterium genome has a window encoding:
- the yidD gene encoding membrane protein insertion efficiency factor YidD, translating to MQKLLILLVRAYRGLLSPFLGHHCRFHPSCSAYAETALRQHGAWRGGWLALKRLGRCHPWHPGGVDFVPDELSKKA from the coding sequence ATGCAAAAGCTCTTGATCCTATTAGTGCGAGCCTACCGTGGTTTGTTAAGTCCCTTTTTGGGGCATCACTGCCGTTTTCACCCCTCCTGTTCCGCCTATGCTGAAACCGCCCTGCGTCAGCACGGTGCCTGGCGTGGCGGCTGGCTGGCGCTGAAACGGTTGGGGCGATGCCATCCCTGGCACCCCGGCGGTGTCGATTTTGTCCCCGACGAATTATCAAAGAAAGCCTGA
- the rnpA gene encoding ribonuclease P protein component encodes MPAASGFPPQLRLKNAGEFDFVFEQPFRSSSRYFTVLARPNQRDCPRLGLVISKRCARAAVERNRLKRLVRESFRGDQGRLAGLDIVVIGKTAAVTADNRALFVALNRHWTDLERCKSS; translated from the coding sequence GTGCCTGCAGCAAGCGGCTTTCCACCCCAGCTTCGGCTGAAGAATGCGGGCGAATTCGATTTTGTATTCGAGCAGCCGTTTCGATCCTCTTCCCGCTATTTCACGGTCCTCGCCCGGCCTAACCAGCGGGACTGTCCCCGGTTGGGACTGGTGATTTCCAAGCGCTGTGCCCGTGCGGCAGTCGAGCGCAACCGTCTGAAACGACTGGTTCGAGAGAGTTTCCGTGGCGACCAGGGCCGGCTTGCGGGTCTGGATATAGTGGTGATCGGCAAAACAGCCGCTGTCACCGCCGATAATCGCGCCTTGTTCGTAGCGCTAAACCGGCATTGGACGGATTTGGAACGATGCAAAAGCTCTTGA